The following are encoded together in the Ralstonia insidiosa genome:
- the tpx gene encoding thiol peroxidase, translating to MANVTLGGNPIEVSGQFPAAGAKAPAFTLVGKDLKDVSLADFAGKRKVLNIVPSLDTPVCATSTRKFNEAAAKLDNTVVFSISADLPFAAGRFCATEGIENVVPLSTFRDKGFKQAYGVDITSGPLAGVTARAVVVLDGNDNVLYSQLVPEIKEEPNYDAALAALK from the coding sequence ATGGCAAACGTGACCCTTGGCGGCAACCCGATCGAAGTCAGCGGCCAGTTCCCGGCGGCTGGCGCGAAGGCTCCGGCATTCACGCTGGTTGGCAAGGACCTGAAGGACGTGTCGCTGGCTGACTTTGCCGGCAAGCGCAAGGTCCTGAACATCGTGCCGAGCCTGGACACCCCGGTGTGCGCCACCTCCACGCGCAAGTTCAACGAAGCCGCTGCCAAGCTGGACAACACGGTGGTGTTCTCGATCTCGGCTGACCTGCCGTTCGCAGCCGGCCGCTTCTGCGCGACTGAAGGCATCGAGAACGTCGTGCCGCTGTCGACCTTCCGTGACAAGGGCTTCAAGCAAGCCTACGGCGTCGACATCACGAGCGGCCCGCTGGCCGGCGTGACCGCCCGCGCCGTGGTGGTGCTGGATGGCAACGACAACGTGCTGTATTCCCAGCTCGTGCCGGAAATCAAGGAAGAGCCGAACTACGACGCAGCCCTGGCCGCGCTGAAGTAA